The nucleotide sequence CCAAACTTTCCCGGTCTCGGTCGTCAACGAGCCCATTCCGGGCGCAGTCGTGGGCGCCAACTACACGGTCGGCGTCTTTGGACATCAGGCCCCGTCATTCGTCGATCGCAACCACCGCTATGTGGACGATCCTGCCAACAGCTTGCCGCTGCCAAGTTACCTCGTTGGCAACGAATACATCTTGTCCGGCAACGACAACCGCGATAACGCCACGTACCGGCTCGACGTGACGGTGGCCGCTCCGTCCACGGTGTACATGCTGATCGACAATCGCTTGTCCGACACCGTCGGCACGACGCCGCCGACGTTCGATGCGACTCACATGCAATGGATTCTCGACCAAGGCTGGTCCGCGACGGCGAACGGTTTGAACCGCACGCAAAACGCCGGCGTGCCGGATGAGATCGCCTTCGATGAAGGGGCTGATGATACCGTAAATCAATATTACTCGGTCTACGAGAAAGATTTCCCAGCCGGTACGTTCAGCCTGTTCCAGGCCGATAACGCTGGCCAGAATATGTACGGCGTCGTGGTCGCTCCGGTGCCCGAACCGGCCACATGGGCGCTGGGCCTCGTGGGCGTGCTCGGATTCGCGCTGGCGCGCCGCCGCACAGCTTAGCAAAAACGGCGCTTCGACAAGGCCGAACACTTTACCCGCCGACCTTTCAGGGTCGGCGGGTTTTTTTGTTTGCCGGGCATGTCTTGC is from Planctomycetia bacterium and encodes:
- a CDS encoding PEP-CTERM sorting domain-containing protein (PEP-CTERM proteins occur, often in large numbers, in the proteomes of bacteria that also encode an exosortase, a predicted intramembrane cysteine proteinase. The presence of a PEP-CTERM domain at a protein's C-terminus predicts cleavage within the sorting domain, followed by covalent anchoring to some some component of the (usually Gram-negative) cell surface. Many PEP-CTERM proteins exhibit an unusual sequence composition that includes large numbers of potential glycosylation sites. Expression of one such protein has been shown restore the ability of a bacterium to form floc, a type of biofilm.); its protein translation is MIRSSFCFGVAVLCAALATPVLAGNIVDVVETGGDNEATDTITAKWTGQTFPVSVVNEPIPGAVVGANYTVGVFGHQAPSFVDRNHRYVDDPANSLPLPSYLVGNEYILSGNDNRDNATYRLDVTVAAPSTVYMLIDNRLSDTVGTTPPTFDATHMQWILDQGWSATANGLNRTQNAGVPDEIAFDEGADDTVNQYYSVYEKDFPAGTFSLFQADNAGQNMYGVVVAPVPEPATWALGLVGVLGFALARRRTA